One segment of Gopherus flavomarginatus isolate rGopFla2 chromosome 8, rGopFla2.mat.asm, whole genome shotgun sequence DNA contains the following:
- the GPR119 gene encoding glucose-dependent insulinotropic receptor codes for MDGFAFGVVLSVLASLIIATNILVAVALFRLIQKNGCTGLYFVFNLAVADFLVGITITGLVTDELSTHSHPPSKMFCILRMAFIISPSAASILTMIMVTFDRYLAIKQPFQYFRIMSGLVVGACIVGLWLAACFIGLLPVLVQGFQQTYEGKCTFFGVFRPTYMLTIFCIGFFPALFIFIYLYCDILKIASLHVQHIREVTQVGLSGNSPSPHNTSDMKAVRTVAILIGCFVLSWSPFFIASIVKTVCQKCLPYDVIERYLWLLGLCNSLLNPLIYAYWQKEVRLQIYQLCLCMKRKVFPLFHMESGPWVPNRGSAPIRAISHPQFQE; via the coding sequence ATGGATGGCTTTGCATTTGGAGTGGTTCTTTCTGTTTTGGCCTCTCTCATTATTGCTACAAACATACTTGTTGCTGTTGCTTTGTTTCGGCTGATCCAGAAGAATGGCTGCACAGGGCTGTATTTTGTCTTTAACCTCGCAGTTGCAGACTTTTTGGTTGGCATCACAATCACCGGGCTGGTCACAGACGAGCTTTCCACACACAGTCACCCCCCATCGAAGATGTTCTGCATCCTGAGGATGGCCTTCATCATCTCTCCTTCAGCTGCCTCCATACTCACCATGATCATGGTGACTTTTGACAGATACTTGGCCATTAAACAACCTTTCCAGTATTTCCGAATCATGAGTGGCCTGGTAGTTGGTGCCTGCATTGTGGgtctctggctggctgcctgctttatTGGCCTTCTACCAGTACTAGTGCAGGGCTTTCAGCAGACCTACGAAGGGAAGTGCACTTTCTTTGGGGTCTTCCGACCCACATACATGCTCACCATCTTCTGTATCGGGTTCTTCCCAGCTTTGTTCATTTTCATTTACCTGTATTGTGACATCCTGAAAATTGCCTCTCTGCACGTACAGCACATCCGAGAAGTGACGCAGGTTGGGCTGTCGGGGAACAGTCCTTCGCCTCATAACACCAGTGACATGAAAGCCGTGAGGACTGTGGCTATTCTCATTGGGTGCTTTGTGCTGTCTTGGTCCCCTTTCTTCATAGCTAGCATTGTGAAGACCGTGTGCCAGAAATGCCTCCCGTATGATGTCATTGAGAGGTACCTATGGCTGCTGGGACTCTGCAATTCTCTGCTGAACCCGCTGATCTACGCCTACTGGCAGAAGGAGGTGCGGCTGCAGATCTACCAGCTATGCTTGTGCATGAAGAGGAaagttttccctctcttccacatGGAGAGTGGCCCTTGGGTTCCCAACAGGGGTTCAGCGCCGATTCGTGCCATATCCCACCCACAATTCCAGGAGTGA